The proteins below come from a single Agrobacterium vitis genomic window:
- a CDS encoding pseudouridine-5'-phosphate glycosidase, translating to MTRSISPLLPIVYAREVAAAKTRNAPIVALESTIITHGMPYPKNVEMAQSVEAIIRDGGAVPATIAVIEGVLHIGLEEDQLQKLAQMTDVLKVSRADLAYAIAERRTGATTVAATMIAAARANISVFATGGIGGVHRGAEESFDISADLEELARTPVIVVCAGAKAILDIPKTLEVLETRGVPVVTYDSDEFPAFWSRESGLKSPLKLESPAAIANFQKVRDQLGIDGGMLIANPVPEAEEIAREEMEIYIGRALAAAEREEITGKAVTPFLLDAIYHLTDGRSLTTNIALVENNARLAAEIAVAML from the coding sequence ATGACCCGTTCGATTTCTCCGCTCCTGCCCATCGTATACGCCCGCGAAGTGGCTGCGGCCAAGACGCGCAATGCGCCTATTGTCGCTCTGGAATCCACCATTATCACCCATGGCATGCCCTATCCGAAAAATGTCGAGATGGCGCAAAGCGTGGAGGCAATCATTCGCGACGGTGGTGCGGTCCCGGCGACCATCGCCGTGATTGAAGGCGTTTTACATATCGGGCTGGAAGAAGATCAGTTGCAAAAACTGGCGCAAATGACTGATGTCCTGAAGGTCTCTCGTGCCGATCTCGCCTACGCCATTGCCGAACGCCGCACCGGCGCTACCACGGTAGCCGCGACGATGATCGCTGCCGCCCGCGCCAATATTTCGGTTTTTGCCACCGGCGGCATCGGCGGCGTGCATCGTGGCGCAGAAGAAAGCTTTGACATTTCAGCGGACCTGGAAGAACTGGCCCGCACCCCTGTCATCGTCGTCTGCGCCGGAGCAAAAGCTATTCTTGATATTCCCAAGACATTGGAAGTCCTGGAAACCCGTGGCGTACCTGTCGTGACTTACGACAGCGACGAATTTCCAGCCTTCTGGTCGCGGGAATCAGGTTTGAAAAGCCCACTCAAACTGGAAAGCCCGGCGGCAATTGCCAATTTCCAGAAGGTACGCGACCAATTGGGCATTGATGGTGGCATGTTGATCGCCAATCCCGTGCCGGAAGCAGAGGAAATCGCGCGCGAGGAAATGGAAATCTATATTGGTCGGGCGCTGGCCGCGGCTGAACGCGAGGAAATCACTGGCAAAGCCGTGACGCCTTTCCTGCTCGACGCAATCTATCACCTCACCGACGGCCGCAGCCTGACCACCAATATCGCGTTGGTGGAAAACAACGCGCGTCTTGCAGCGGAAATTGCCGTCGCGATGCTGTAA
- a CDS encoding carbohydrate kinase family protein: MSLDILVLGGAHIDRRGRIDAETIAGASNPGRWLEEPGGGGFNAARALARLGLNVAMISPRGGDALGQRVAVAAEAAGVDDRPFTFLDRSTPSYTAILEKDGNLVIGLADMELYRLFSPRRLKVRAVREAFETTRLVLVDANLPQETLEAIAAMARELAKPLAGIGISPAKVVRYADCLDRFDMLFLNSAEAAVLAGTKPDDPSDWPDLLRAKGLHGGVVTNGAGPVVAFDPSGDYALTPPPLDALADVTGAGDSLCAGVLSQRVNDSSLPLALRHGVALAGLTLLSDRATDEDLTADRLAARLDLVGEPRALSRQTSSRS; this comes from the coding sequence ATGAGTCTCGACATTCTCGTTCTGGGCGGCGCGCATATCGATCGGCGCGGACGCATCGATGCGGAAACCATTGCTGGCGCCAGCAATCCGGGGCGATGGCTGGAAGAACCGGGCGGCGGCGGCTTCAACGCGGCGCGCGCCCTGGCACGACTTGGATTGAATGTTGCCATGATCAGCCCCCGCGGCGGCGATGCGCTTGGCCAACGGGTGGCGGTCGCCGCCGAAGCGGCTGGCGTCGACGACCGGCCCTTCACCTTTTTGGATCGGAGCACCCCAAGCTACACTGCTATTTTGGAAAAAGACGGCAATCTGGTGATCGGCTTGGCCGATATGGAGCTCTACCGCTTGTTCTCGCCACGCCGGCTGAAAGTACGCGCCGTTCGCGAGGCTTTCGAAACCACACGCCTTGTGCTGGTTGATGCCAACCTGCCGCAAGAGACGCTGGAGGCGATTGCGGCCATGGCGCGTGAGCTTGCCAAACCTTTGGCCGGGATCGGCATTTCACCGGCCAAAGTGGTGCGATACGCCGACTGCCTCGATAGATTCGATATGCTGTTTCTCAACAGCGCTGAAGCAGCGGTTCTGGCTGGAACAAAACCGGATGACCCTTCTGATTGGCCGGATCTGCTTCGCGCCAAAGGCCTCCATGGCGGCGTTGTCACCAATGGTGCGGGACCGGTCGTGGCCTTTGATCCAAGCGGTGACTATGCCTTGACCCCGCCGCCACTGGACGCACTGGCCGACGTGACCGGAGCTGGCGATTCGCTTTGTGCGGGGGTGCTTTCGCAAAGAGTGAATGACAGTTCCTTGCCGCTGGCGCTGCGCCACGGTGTTGCCTTGGCTGGCCTGACCCTGCTATCTGACAGGGCAACAGACGAGGACCTCACCGCAGATCGCCTCGCCGCGCGCCTTGACCTTGTTGGCGAGCCGCGCGCCCTTTCCCGCCAAACGAGTTCCCGATCATGA
- a CDS encoding peptidylprolyl isomerase, which produces MLVILRKAAGTWVAKGLLLLLVASFAIWGISSSIMSDTSDKVIKVGSQSVNSNEFRLAYQRQISDLSRRFGTQLTSEQARSLGIESQVYQQLVAGAALDQLASDMNLGLSQDRLAQLIGDDPAFKNTNGQFDRQLFTSRLRNSGIREQDYITERSKVAVRSQIVDATAEGFVPPKVLVDALKLYRQESRSIDYLLLTTANIDPIKAPDDTVLKTWFNTMKSRYRAPEYRSFSYVKLEPADIADPKAVTDEQVKQEYDANLKKFEVAGTRTLEQLTFPTKELAETAAQTLKNGKTFDQLVADQGKTATDVLLGDFTRADIPDQKLADAAFAVAKDSDTTPVVEGAFGPVILRVSNIKPSHTKTLDEVKDQIRADLAANAAAQQINDVHDRFEDMRASGSSLEEAATKAGLKAIKVEGIDAQGQDKTGKAAENLPEKANLLKSVFETEAGAEPLPLNIGRNGYLWFDVTSIDASRERTLDEVKDKAVADWTTEQQKQALGAKVEQLKAKADTGVALADLATELAIGVETKAGLRRDTEDPVLGPAAVQAAFRGPSGTVGSAVGADPMTQILLKVTDVNTQPTGDVVDQQESQITALAKSAGDDILDQMVNQLQTKYGVTINQALAQQAITR; this is translated from the coding sequence ATGCTCGTGATCCTGAGAAAAGCTGCCGGCACCTGGGTGGCAAAAGGGCTTCTTCTTTTGCTTGTCGCGTCCTTCGCGATTTGGGGCATTTCCAGCTCGATCATGAGCGACACGTCGGACAAGGTCATCAAGGTCGGCAGCCAGAGCGTCAATTCCAACGAATTCCGCCTCGCCTATCAGCGACAGATCTCCGATCTCAGCCGCCGTTTCGGCACGCAATTGACAAGCGAGCAGGCCCGTTCGCTCGGCATCGAGTCGCAGGTCTACCAGCAGCTTGTCGCGGGTGCGGCCCTCGATCAGCTGGCCTCGGACATGAATCTCGGCCTTTCCCAGGACCGCCTGGCGCAGTTGATCGGTGACGATCCGGCCTTCAAGAACACCAATGGCCAGTTCGACCGGCAATTGTTCACCTCACGGCTGCGCAATTCCGGCATTCGCGAGCAGGATTATATCACCGAGCGCTCCAAGGTCGCGGTTCGCAGCCAGATCGTCGATGCGACGGCGGAAGGGTTTGTCCCCCCGAAGGTGTTGGTTGATGCGCTGAAGCTCTATCGCCAGGAAAGCCGCAGCATTGACTACCTGCTGCTGACCACTGCCAATATCGACCCGATCAAGGCACCGGACGACACGGTTCTGAAAACCTGGTTCAACACGATGAAATCGCGCTACCGCGCGCCGGAATATCGCAGCTTTTCCTATGTAAAACTGGAGCCTGCCGATATCGCCGATCCGAAAGCCGTGACCGACGAGCAGGTGAAGCAGGAATACGACGCCAACCTCAAGAAATTCGAAGTGGCCGGCACGCGGACGCTGGAACAATTGACGTTCCCGACCAAGGAACTGGCCGAAACCGCTGCTCAGACGCTGAAGAATGGCAAGACCTTCGATCAGTTGGTGGCCGACCAGGGCAAGACGGCGACAGATGTGCTGCTGGGTGATTTCACCCGGGCGGATATTCCCGACCAGAAACTGGCAGATGCCGCATTCGCAGTCGCAAAGGACAGCGATACGACACCTGTCGTTGAAGGCGCCTTCGGCCCGGTTATTCTGCGGGTCAGCAACATCAAGCCAAGCCACACGAAGACGCTGGACGAAGTCAAAGATCAGATTCGCGCTGATCTTGCCGCCAATGCCGCAGCCCAGCAGATCAATGACGTGCATGACCGGTTTGAGGATATGCGCGCCTCCGGTTCGAGCCTCGAGGAAGCCGCCACCAAGGCTGGCCTGAAAGCCATCAAGGTTGAAGGTATCGATGCTCAGGGACAGGACAAGACCGGCAAGGCCGCAGAAAATCTGCCGGAAAAAGCCAATCTGTTGAAATCAGTCTTCGAAACCGAAGCGGGTGCAGAGCCCCTGCCGCTCAATATCGGCAGAAATGGCTATCTGTGGTTCGACGTGACGTCCATCGATGCGTCTCGTGAGAGAACGCTGGACGAGGTCAAGGACAAGGCCGTTGCCGACTGGACCACCGAGCAGCAGAAACAAGCGCTGGGCGCCAAGGTGGAGCAGTTGAAGGCCAAGGCGGATACGGGAGTGGCACTGGCTGATCTCGCGACTGAACTGGCCATCGGCGTTGAGACCAAGGCCGGTCTTCGCCGCGATACCGAAGATCCGGTGCTTGGCCCTGCCGCCGTCCAGGCCGCATTCCGTGGACCTTCCGGCACGGTAGGCTCGGCGGTTGGTGCCGATCCGATGACCCAGATCCTGTTGAAGGTTACGGATGTCAACACCCAGCCGACCGGCGATGTCGTAGACCAGCAGGAAAGCCAGATTACCGCGCTGGCGAAATCCGCCGGTGACGATATTCTCGATCAGATGGTCAACCAGCTCCAGACCAAATATGGCGTCACCATCAATCAGGCGCTGGCCCAGCAGGCCATCACACGCTGA
- the trpD gene encoding anthranilate phosphoribosyltransferase: MNGLKPFIAKVASGQALTRDEAADAFNILMSGEATPAQIGGFLIALRMRGETVPEIVGAVTVMRQKMLPVIAPADAIDIVGTGGDGTGTYNISTLAALIVAGAGVPVAKHGNKALSSKSGAADSLTALGVKLDIDPSVIGRCISEAGVGFMFAQLHHSAMRHVGPARVELGTRTIFNLLGPLANPAGVKKQLLGVYAPEWVIPLAETLRDLGSESIWVVHGNGLDEITTTGTTQVAALEQGKIRSFELTPGDFGVEQVELAALKGGDGEYNAKALRAVLEGEKNAYRDVALCNAAAALVIAGKATTLADGMALGAQSLDSGAALKRLETLINVSNGEHSA, encoded by the coding sequence ATGAACGGGCTGAAGCCATTCATCGCAAAGGTCGCCAGCGGGCAAGCACTGACACGGGATGAGGCGGCAGACGCCTTCAATATCCTGATGTCGGGAGAGGCAACGCCTGCCCAGATTGGCGGCTTCCTGATTGCCCTGCGCATGCGCGGCGAAACCGTGCCGGAGATTGTCGGCGCGGTCACCGTCATGCGTCAAAAGATGCTGCCTGTCATCGCACCCGCGGATGCCATCGACATCGTTGGAACGGGCGGAGATGGAACCGGCACCTATAATATCTCGACGCTGGCGGCTTTGATCGTTGCAGGCGCGGGCGTTCCGGTCGCCAAGCACGGCAACAAGGCGCTCAGCTCGAAATCCGGTGCGGCTGATAGTCTGACTGCACTGGGCGTCAAGCTGGATATCGATCCATCCGTCATTGGCCGCTGCATATCGGAGGCTGGCGTCGGCTTCATGTTTGCCCAGCTGCATCACTCTGCCATGCGCCATGTCGGCCCGGCGAGGGTGGAACTTGGCACGCGCACCATTTTCAACCTTCTGGGACCGCTCGCCAATCCGGCTGGCGTCAAAAAGCAGTTGCTCGGCGTCTATGCGCCTGAATGGGTGATACCGCTAGCCGAGACCCTGCGTGACCTGGGCAGCGAGAGCATCTGGGTCGTGCATGGCAATGGCCTTGATGAAATCACCACGACCGGAACGACGCAGGTGGCGGCGCTCGAACAGGGCAAGATCCGCAGTTTTGAGCTGACGCCCGGAGATTTTGGCGTGGAACAGGTTGAGCTGGCCGCCCTGAAGGGTGGCGACGGCGAATATAATGCCAAGGCCTTGCGCGCTGTTCTTGAAGGTGAGAAAAATGCCTATCGCGACGTGGCGCTCTGCAATGCCGCCGCGGCCCTGGTGATTGCCGGAAAAGCCACCACGCTGGCAGACGGCATGGCGCTCGGCGCGCAATCGTTGGACAGCGGCGCTGCCCTGAAACGGCTGGAGACATTGATTAACGTCTCCAATGGAGAACATTCGGCATGA
- a CDS encoding ComEC/Rec2 family competence protein — translation MALQGTGATAGSMPDTAEWELVRQKEARPARGLPWDSRSSKTLFDEVLRRPHIDPEDEAEAPDFEGHFSASPLLVSRWQRLLRALHRDVLQELAYGRTFLFLPVLLGLGAIWWLTRPQDLPRLPIFLTFCAAGVVWLRVRYRHPVLAAVCGIATLGLAGMLLADVQTARLDTIIIDSAVTTVVRGKVVSVEPNADGNQRYVIALHQTRYPSLKRMPQQVALLARGKHVPFNPGDWIEGRARLSPPSGPALPGLNDFAFASYFAGTGAIGYFYQPPKPFLPGPEIAPPDFWERAGIKLDETTQELRNGISDRIRAIVPGDAGAFAVAIVTGERRGLSEEANNDLRVSGLAHIISISGLHMALAGGLFFVGIRRLLSLVPGMAEARSIKKIAAAGAIATTTGYFLISGYDIAAQRAYLMMVIMLSAAFFDRPVLSLRNAALAAILVILLSPSQVMGPSLQMSFAATFALIAGFDLWRQRPRMPPILPAIPALTVLKPLMTLVSGILMTSALGGFSTAMFSAAHFHRVGLHGLEANLLAAPLMSMLVMPAAMIGVLLMPFGLDQWPIQLMGLGLEGVLMIASKVASWGTGFTFGRFEWWFLPVSAAGLLILTLMKTRLRLIGVAMMLTAFGYEAIKTDPPLPDLAITEDGQLFALFRTDDRDVLTVATNKKRPPSFVFNQWRSVLDIADPIAPEILPKLAAVEMETSQQGAGKGEDKAREATRAGKTKTGGQKTKGREPVEPQQAMAEMTTAKDRADKKPDLFHCRTDAFCLARLSNGWTVSLVQNRDYSQAACALSDLIVSTEAGRDAECKAPIASTIPSEKTETTVTREPTEDATGADVEIERIMADGNMLPSDNSSPSVRSQTISRTQAGDISAASATTVPGQGIAVPTDSQLKGGASNSDQNSPSLIESGEPLAFLQTEKAVSAGPMLSRPPKVLTRNDLRRFGAMEITLGDPATRTLHIVTAFQNQYRPWTRHRYFDWRSNRYDRPNGPVHDNVPSAASDDLQSGAGDVSELSDSDE, via the coding sequence GTGGCATTGCAGGGCACCGGGGCGACGGCAGGATCGATGCCGGATACGGCGGAATGGGAACTGGTCAGGCAAAAAGAGGCGCGTCCGGCGCGCGGCTTGCCATGGGATAGTCGCTCTTCCAAAACCCTGTTTGACGAGGTTCTACGGCGTCCGCACATAGACCCGGAGGACGAGGCGGAAGCCCCTGATTTCGAGGGCCACTTCAGCGCATCGCCGCTTCTGGTCTCCCGCTGGCAGCGCCTTCTGCGTGCTCTCCACCGGGATGTTCTGCAGGAGCTTGCCTATGGTCGGACATTTCTGTTTTTACCCGTTCTGCTTGGTCTCGGTGCGATCTGGTGGCTTACCCGTCCGCAGGACCTTCCCCGTCTGCCGATCTTCCTGACTTTTTGTGCAGCCGGAGTGGTCTGGCTGCGGGTTCGTTACCGTCATCCTGTCCTGGCCGCCGTCTGCGGCATTGCAACTCTCGGTCTTGCTGGCATGTTGCTAGCCGATGTGCAAACCGCGCGTCTGGACACGATCATCATCGACAGTGCAGTGACGACGGTGGTGCGCGGCAAAGTGGTTTCGGTAGAACCAAATGCGGACGGCAATCAAAGATATGTGATTGCACTGCATCAAACGCGCTACCCTAGTCTCAAGCGTATGCCACAGCAGGTCGCGCTTCTGGCCCGCGGCAAGCATGTTCCCTTCAACCCCGGCGACTGGATTGAGGGCAGGGCGCGGCTCTCCCCGCCGTCCGGACCGGCTTTGCCGGGCTTGAACGATTTTGCCTTTGCCTCCTATTTTGCGGGCACCGGGGCAATCGGCTATTTTTACCAGCCACCCAAGCCATTTCTGCCGGGACCAGAGATAGCGCCACCGGATTTTTGGGAGCGTGCCGGAATCAAGCTGGATGAAACGACACAGGAATTGCGCAATGGCATTTCTGATCGTATCAGGGCCATCGTGCCGGGCGACGCGGGTGCGTTTGCCGTGGCGATTGTGACCGGCGAGCGGCGCGGCCTTTCGGAGGAGGCCAATAACGATCTTCGCGTTTCCGGCCTTGCCCATATCATCTCGATTTCCGGTCTGCATATGGCACTGGCCGGTGGGCTGTTCTTCGTGGGGATCCGGCGGCTCCTGAGCCTTGTGCCTGGCATGGCGGAGGCCCGCTCGATCAAGAAGATTGCCGCAGCAGGGGCGATAGCCACCACGACCGGCTATTTTCTCATTTCCGGCTACGACATTGCCGCCCAGCGCGCTTATCTGATGATGGTTATCATGCTGTCGGCGGCTTTCTTCGACCGACCTGTGCTCAGCCTGCGCAATGCCGCGCTGGCGGCTATCCTTGTGATTCTCCTCTCGCCGTCCCAGGTCATGGGACCGAGCTTGCAAATGTCCTTTGCAGCCACCTTTGCCCTGATCGCCGGCTTCGACCTTTGGCGCCAGCGCCCAAGAATGCCTCCCATCCTGCCGGCGATCCCGGCGCTGACAGTGCTGAAGCCGTTGATGACGCTGGTCAGCGGCATTCTGATGACCTCAGCACTTGGCGGTTTTTCCACAGCGATGTTTTCAGCGGCGCATTTCCACCGGGTCGGATTGCATGGGTTGGAGGCAAATCTCCTGGCGGCTCCCCTTATGTCGATGCTTGTCATGCCAGCGGCGATGATCGGCGTGCTGCTCATGCCGTTCGGTCTGGACCAATGGCCGATCCAGTTGATGGGGCTTGGCCTTGAGGGCGTGTTGATGATTGCCAGCAAGGTCGCGAGCTGGGGGACTGGCTTCACCTTCGGCCGGTTCGAGTGGTGGTTTCTGCCGGTCTCGGCAGCCGGCCTGCTGATACTGACCCTGATGAAGACGCGGCTGAGGCTGATTGGTGTGGCGATGATGCTGACGGCGTTTGGCTATGAGGCGATAAAAACCGATCCGCCACTTCCCGATCTCGCTATAACCGAAGATGGCCAACTGTTCGCTCTCTTTCGGACCGACGACCGCGATGTTTTGACCGTTGCCACCAACAAGAAGCGTCCGCCGAGTTTCGTTTTCAACCAATGGCGCTCAGTGCTCGACATTGCCGATCCGATTGCGCCTGAAATATTGCCCAAGCTGGCCGCTGTCGAAATGGAAACAAGCCAACAGGGCGCGGGGAAAGGCGAGGACAAGGCGCGGGAAGCAACGCGGGCCGGAAAAACAAAGACGGGTGGCCAAAAAACCAAGGGAAGAGAGCCGGTAGAGCCGCAACAGGCGATGGCGGAGATGACGACGGCAAAGGATAGGGCCGATAAAAAACCTGATCTTTTCCATTGCCGAACTGATGCTTTTTGTCTCGCGAGGCTCAGCAATGGTTGGACAGTCAGCCTGGTGCAGAACCGCGACTACAGCCAGGCCGCTTGCGCCCTGTCCGACCTGATCGTTTCGACTGAGGCCGGTCGTGATGCCGAATGTAAGGCGCCGATAGCATCCACTATTCCCTCAGAAAAAACCGAAACCACCGTTACCCGGGAGCCTACGGAAGACGCGACTGGGGCGGACGTTGAAATTGAACGGATCATGGCCGATGGTAACATGCTGCCATCTGACAACAGCAGCCCGTCCGTTCGCTCCCAAACGATCAGCCGAACGCAGGCGGGAGACATTTCTGCAGCCAGTGCAACGACGGTACCGGGGCAGGGTATTGCAGTGCCCACGGATAGCCAACTGAAGGGCGGCGCCTCAAACTCGGACCAGAATTCCCCGTCCCTAATAGAATCGGGCGAACCTCTGGCCTTCTTGCAAACTGAGAAGGCCGTTAGCGCTGGACCGATGCTGTCACGTCCCCCGAAAGTCCTGACTCGTAACGATCTGCGACGGTTCGGTGCAATGGAGATCACGCTTGGTGATCCCGCCACCCGAACGCTGCATATCGTTACGGCATTTCAAAATCAGTATCGGCCCTGGACCCGCCATCGCTATTTCGACTGGCGCAGCAATCGTTATGATCGACCGAATGGTCCGGTCCACGACAATGTTCCATCTGCTGCCAGCGACGACCTCCAGTCAGGCGCCGGAGATGTCAGCGAGCTTAGTGATAGCGACGAATAA
- the gltA gene encoding citrate synthase encodes MTEQSANLKIEDKAVDLDVRSGTIGPDVIDIGALYKHTGKFTYDPGFTSTASCESKITYIDGDEGVLLHRGYPIEQLAEKGDFLEVCYLLLYGELPTVAQKKDFDHRVTHHTMVHEQMSKFFSGYRRDAHPMAVMVGTVGALSAFYHDSTDITDPHQRMVASLRMIAKMPTIAAMAYKYHIGQPFVYPKNDLDYAANFLNMCFAVPCEEYKVNPVLARAMDRIFILHADHEQNASTSTVRLAGSSGANPFACIAAGIACLWGPAHGGANEAALNMLREIGTVDRIPEYIARAKDKNDPFRLMGFGHRVYKNYDPRAKIMQKTMYEVLEATGNAGDPLMQVALELEKIALSDEYFIEKKLYPNVDFYSGITLRALGFPTEMFTVLFALARTVGWIAQWNEMIEDPQQRIGRPRQLYTGAPKRDYLPVAKR; translated from the coding sequence ATGACGGAACAAAGCGCAAACTTGAAGATTGAGGACAAGGCCGTCGATCTTGACGTGCGAAGCGGCACGATCGGCCCCGATGTTATCGACATCGGCGCTCTTTATAAGCATACCGGCAAGTTTACCTATGATCCCGGATTTACCTCCACGGCATCATGCGAATCGAAAATCACCTATATCGACGGCGACGAAGGCGTGCTGCTGCACCGCGGCTACCCCATCGAACAGCTGGCTGAAAAAGGCGACTTCCTGGAAGTCTGCTACCTGCTGCTCTATGGCGAACTGCCGACAGTTGCTCAGAAAAAAGACTTCGATCACCGCGTCACGCATCACACTATGGTGCATGAGCAGATGTCGAAATTCTTCTCAGGCTATCGTCGCGACGCCCATCCGATGGCAGTCATGGTCGGTACGGTCGGCGCATTGTCGGCTTTCTACCACGACTCGACCGACATCACTGATCCGCACCAGCGCATGGTTGCCAGCCTGCGGATGATCGCCAAGATGCCGACCATCGCCGCCATGGCTTACAAGTATCACATCGGCCAGCCTTTCGTTTATCCCAAGAACGATCTGGATTACGCCGCCAACTTCCTCAACATGTGCTTTGCCGTGCCTTGCGAGGAATACAAGGTCAACCCGGTTCTGGCCCGCGCCATGGATCGGATCTTCATCCTGCATGCAGATCACGAGCAGAACGCCTCCACCTCCACGGTGCGCCTGGCTGGCTCTTCGGGTGCCAATCCGTTTGCCTGCATCGCGGCCGGTATCGCCTGCCTTTGGGGCCCTGCCCATGGCGGCGCCAACGAAGCGGCCCTGAACATGCTCCGCGAAATCGGCACGGTTGACCGGATTCCGGAATATATCGCCCGCGCCAAGGACAAGAACGATCCGTTCCGCCTGATGGGCTTCGGTCACCGGGTCTACAAGAACTACGACCCGCGCGCCAAGATCATGCAGAAGACCATGTATGAAGTGCTGGAAGCCACAGGCAATGCCGGCGATCCGCTGATGCAGGTGGCGCTCGAGCTGGAAAAGATCGCCTTGAGCGACGAATATTTCATCGAGAAGAAGCTCTACCCGAATGTCGATTTCTATTCCGGCATTACGCTTCGTGCTCTCGGCTTCCCGACGGAAATGTTCACCGTTCTGTTCGCGCTCGCCCGCACCGTCGGCTGGATTGCGCAGTGGAACGAAATGATCGAAGATCCGCAGCAGCGCATCGGTCGTCCGCGCCAGCTTTACACCGGCGCACCCAAGCGCGACTACCTGCCCGTCGCCAAGCGCTGA
- the lexA gene encoding transcriptional repressor LexA — translation MLTRKQQELLLFIHERMKESGVPPSFDEMKDALDLASKSGIHRLITALEERGFIRRLPNRARALEVIKLPEAMTSSIPPRRTGFSPSVIEGSRGKLQAVPSAPAKPVEEVRNSSSIPVMGRIAAGVPISAIQNNTHDISVPMEMLGSGEHYALEVKGDSMIEAGILDGDTVIIRNATTANPGDIVVALVDDEEATLKRFRRRGASIALEAANPAYETRIFGPDRVKIQGKLVGLIRRYH, via the coding sequence ATGCTGACTCGCAAGCAACAGGAACTTTTGCTGTTTATACACGAGCGCATGAAGGAGTCTGGGGTGCCGCCCTCCTTCGATGAGATGAAGGACGCTCTGGACCTCGCCTCCAAATCCGGCATTCACCGGCTGATCACCGCTTTGGAAGAGCGCGGCTTCATTCGTCGCTTGCCAAATCGAGCTCGGGCGCTGGAAGTGATCAAACTGCCGGAGGCCATGACCTCCAGCATACCGCCTCGGCGTACGGGATTTTCGCCATCCGTCATCGAAGGCAGCCGAGGCAAGTTGCAGGCAGTGCCATCCGCTCCGGCCAAACCGGTCGAGGAAGTACGCAATTCCTCATCCATACCTGTCATGGGCCGTATCGCGGCAGGCGTGCCGATCTCCGCTATCCAGAACAACACCCATGACATTTCCGTGCCGATGGAAATGCTGGGCAGCGGCGAACATTACGCCCTTGAGGTCAAAGGCGATTCGATGATCGAAGCCGGCATTCTCGATGGTGACACGGTGATCATCCGCAATGCGACCACGGCTAATCCGGGTGATATCGTCGTTGCTCTGGTAGACGATGAGGAAGCCACCTTGAAACGCTTCCGCCGCCGTGGGGCGTCCATCGCGCTGGAAGCTGCCAATCCGGCCTATGAGACACGGATTTTCGGACCGGACCGGGTAAAAATTCAGGGCAAGCTTGTCGGTCTTATTCGTCGCTATCACTAA